From Haloarcula hispanica ATCC 33960, the proteins below share one genomic window:
- a CDS encoding GNAT family N-acetyltransferase codes for MDIRDAIEDDAERLAALADGPPDVMQNLVHDRTVRVAEEDDDIVGFVSFDAERGTVHVTQLAGSSDACEVLLTDPIEFARREHMSVELLLPEDESAVRAAVEAVGFTSTGNGPRFDGQETTRYRLEPERAEH; via the coding sequence ATGGATATCCGCGACGCTATCGAGGACGACGCCGAGCGACTGGCCGCCCTCGCTGACGGGCCGCCGGACGTGATGCAGAACCTCGTTCACGACCGCACCGTCCGCGTGGCCGAAGAGGACGACGACATCGTGGGGTTCGTGAGCTTCGACGCCGAGCGTGGGACCGTCCACGTAACGCAACTGGCCGGGTCGAGCGACGCCTGCGAAGTACTCCTGACCGACCCTATTGAGTTCGCGCGCCGGGAACACATGTCCGTGGAGCTACTGCTGCCGGAAGACGAATCAGCAGTCCGGGCCGCCGTCGAGGCGGTTGGGTTCACCTCGACCGGAAACGGCCCCCGGTTCGACGGACAGGAGACGACGCGCTACCGGTTAGAGCCGGAGCGAGCGGAGCACTGA
- a CDS encoding YndJ family protein encodes MSDRAGGSRQPALGSVAKPSIRGIAVADLSAVLGAVVWLAMTVTGELAAIERALALAPLVLVPLALRTAVTGAFEAPVSRLTTTAIWLQPVGALLFAVSLVVPSPALLAAALATPWLAVTGLLGLAALARIRVRSGLTLPETAIDAGFAYVSVGAVALLLAHLDLTFWFDRVIIRLTAVHFHYAGFVLPVAAGLTGRHLGDRSRGFRTVAGVILVGPALIAVGIAFSPLVEVVAVSLFTVAVAAFGVVVLRRVVPTCSRPQRLLLGISAVALPISMALALGYGVSTFTGRSLGLTISTMVALHGSLNAFGFGLCATLGWRLSVQ; translated from the coding sequence ATGAGCGACCGCGCCGGCGGGTCCCGGCAGCCAGCACTCGGCAGTGTCGCCAAGCCGTCTATCCGGGGCATCGCCGTGGCGGACCTGAGCGCGGTGCTTGGTGCGGTGGTCTGGCTGGCGATGACGGTCACAGGCGAACTGGCCGCTATCGAACGGGCGCTCGCCCTCGCGCCGCTTGTGCTGGTCCCGCTCGCCCTCCGCACGGCGGTGACCGGAGCGTTCGAGGCACCTGTCAGTCGGCTCACGACCACAGCCATCTGGCTCCAGCCGGTCGGTGCACTCCTGTTTGCGGTATCGCTGGTCGTTCCGTCACCAGCACTGCTGGCCGCCGCGCTCGCAACGCCGTGGCTTGCGGTCACCGGCCTCCTCGGACTCGCCGCGCTCGCACGGATCCGGGTTCGAAGCGGCCTGACGCTCCCGGAGACGGCTATCGACGCCGGCTTCGCCTACGTCTCAGTTGGCGCGGTCGCGCTCCTGCTGGCCCATCTCGACCTGACGTTCTGGTTCGACCGCGTCATCATTCGGCTGACGGCGGTCCATTTCCACTACGCCGGGTTCGTCCTCCCGGTCGCGGCGGGACTGACCGGCCGACACCTCGGTGACCGCTCGCGGGGATTCCGCACCGTTGCGGGTGTCATCCTCGTCGGCCCGGCACTCATCGCGGTCGGCATCGCCTTCTCGCCGCTGGTGGAGGTCGTCGCAGTGAGTCTCTTCACCGTCGCCGTCGCGGCCTTCGGCGTCGTGGTCCTGCGTCGCGTCGTCCCCACCTGCTCTCGACCGCAGAGGCTCTTGCTCGGCATTTCGGCCGTGGCGCTCCCGATCTCGATGGCGCTTGCGCTCGGCTACGGGGTGTCGACGTTCACCGGCCGCTCGCTGGGTCTGACGATTTCGACGATGGTCGCGCTCCACGGCTCGCTCAACGCCTTCGGGTTCGGGCTGTGTGCGACGCTCGGGTGGCGGCTCTCGGTCCAGTGA
- a CDS encoding DUF4166 domain-containing protein, translating into MTGVYERALGEAAADLHPKVRDRYSLGPDDGTVCVGRGEMDITRGTLVLPALYAMTTQNMLFPEAGEDVPFSVTTVAYTTDGGHEAMTTRRAFDFGDTTRLFDSLTVWDAEAERLLDFLGTHGRIASELHPRVEDGALVVAGGRQWARLGNHYVPLPGPLAADVEVRDRYDETDERYHVTATVENDLVGHMLGYRGTFTQDQTASDGTPDELRIVRGLDRLPPR; encoded by the coding sequence GTGACGGGCGTCTACGAGCGGGCGCTGGGCGAGGCCGCGGCCGACCTCCATCCGAAGGTCCGCGACCGGTACAGCCTCGGCCCGGACGACGGGACGGTCTGTGTCGGTCGCGGCGAGATGGATATTACCCGCGGGACGCTGGTCCTCCCGGCGCTGTACGCGATGACGACCCAGAACATGCTGTTTCCCGAAGCCGGCGAGGACGTGCCGTTCTCGGTGACGACGGTGGCCTACACGACGGACGGCGGTCACGAGGCGATGACGACCCGCCGCGCCTTCGACTTCGGCGACACCACCCGCCTGTTCGACTCGCTGACCGTCTGGGACGCCGAGGCCGAGCGACTGCTCGACTTTCTGGGGACACACGGCCGGATCGCCAGCGAACTCCACCCGCGGGTCGAGGACGGGGCGCTCGTGGTCGCCGGCGGCCGACAGTGGGCCCGCCTGGGCAACCACTACGTTCCCCTGCCGGGACCGCTTGCCGCCGACGTGGAGGTCCGGGACCGCTACGACGAGACCGACGAACGCTACCACGTCACCGCGACTGTCGAGAACGACCTCGTGGGCCACATGCTCGGCTACCGCGGGACGTTCACGCAGGACCAGACTGCCAGCGACGGGACGCCCGACGAGCTACGCATCGTCCGCGGGCTCGACCGGCTCCCGCCGCGATGA
- the thrC gene encoding threonine synthase, with product MVPTMADLQLTDDVPPVADDGVWLACIECGETFAPFDAIRYTCDDCDGLLEVRYDDLPTFDEFDGSGVWRYNAALPFEEGVTLPEGDTPLHEMPRLKDDIGVDALRVKHEGMNPTGSFKDRGMTVGVRVAQEVGVDRLACASTGNTSAALAAYGARGGMETLVLLPAGKVAAGKIAQASLHRARILEVDGNFDQCLDIVQDLAQRGEAYLLNSLNPFRLEGQKTIGLEIMEEFYADHGEYPDRIVLPVGNAGNTAALYKCFRELVKAGAITEEQVPKLTGVQAEGAAPMVEAIENGYEDTRRWEDVETRATAIRIGNPVNAPKALPGIRETGGTAVAVSDEEITEAQRDIAGEGVGVEPASAASVAGLRKLRREGEVDSDESVVCLTTGHLLKDPEAAAEAGNEPEPVENSTEAVLDLIEEPSSVAQTVRRQASKAADAPLVPALVASGLGVAYLYRKLRSKK from the coding sequence ATGGTCCCGACAATGGCTGACCTGCAACTCACCGACGACGTGCCGCCGGTTGCCGACGACGGCGTCTGGCTGGCCTGCATCGAGTGTGGTGAGACGTTCGCTCCCTTCGACGCGATTCGCTACACCTGCGACGACTGTGACGGCCTGCTTGAAGTCCGCTACGACGACCTGCCGACCTTCGACGAGTTCGATGGCTCGGGGGTCTGGCGGTACAACGCTGCCCTGCCCTTCGAAGAGGGTGTCACGCTCCCCGAGGGTGACACGCCGCTGCACGAGATGCCGCGCCTGAAAGACGACATCGGCGTGGACGCGCTCCGCGTGAAACACGAGGGGATGAACCCCACTGGCTCGTTCAAGGACCGCGGCATGACCGTCGGTGTCCGGGTCGCCCAAGAGGTCGGCGTCGACCGACTGGCCTGTGCCTCGACGGGCAACACGTCTGCGGCACTGGCGGCTTACGGCGCTCGCGGCGGGATGGAGACGCTCGTGCTCCTGCCTGCCGGGAAGGTCGCAGCCGGCAAAATCGCACAGGCGAGCCTCCATCGCGCGCGCATCCTCGAAGTCGACGGCAACTTCGACCAGTGTCTCGACATCGTGCAGGACCTCGCACAGCGCGGTGAGGCGTACCTGCTGAACTCCCTGAACCCCTTCCGCCTGGAAGGCCAGAAGACCATCGGGCTGGAGATCATGGAGGAGTTCTACGCCGACCACGGCGAGTACCCGGACCGCATCGTCCTGCCGGTCGGCAACGCCGGCAACACCGCGGCGCTGTACAAGTGCTTCCGCGAACTCGTCAAGGCCGGCGCAATCACCGAGGAGCAGGTGCCCAAACTCACCGGCGTGCAGGCAGAGGGTGCCGCTCCGATGGTCGAGGCTATCGAGAATGGATACGAGGACACCCGCCGCTGGGAGGACGTCGAGACCCGCGCGACCGCCATCCGCATCGGCAATCCGGTCAACGCGCCGAAGGCGCTGCCGGGCATCCGGGAGACCGGCGGCACCGCCGTCGCTGTCTCTGACGAAGAGATCACCGAAGCGCAGCGCGACATCGCCGGGGAAGGCGTCGGCGTCGAACCGGCTTCCGCGGCCTCCGTCGCCGGCCTCCGGAAACTCCGGCGCGAGGGCGAGGTCGATAGCGACGAGTCGGTCGTCTGCCTGACCACGGGCCACCTGCTCAAAGACCCCGAGGCGGCCGCTGAGGCCGGGAACGAGCCGGAGCCGGTCGAAAACAGCACCGAAGCCGTGCTGGACCTCATCGAAGAACCGTCGTCGGTCGCCCAGACGGTTCGGCGACAGGCGTCGAAGGCCGCCGACGCGCCGCTGGTCCCGGCGCTGGTCGCCAGCGGTCTCGGTGTCGCGTATCTCTACCGCAAACTCCGCTCGAAGAAGTAA
- a CDS encoding helix-turn-helix domain-containing protein, giving the protein MSVNPSPDQFHELMVDDEPTLSDVMACVFGVQEHEVRTYQTLLETPASTVEELADELGRDRSNVNRSLSTLREKGLATRKRRLLDGGGHVYQYTATPLSEARELMHKTLDEWTAAVHHRIDEFDASPEA; this is encoded by the coding sequence ATGTCTGTCAACCCCTCTCCGGACCAGTTCCACGAGCTGATGGTCGACGACGAACCGACCCTCTCGGACGTGATGGCCTGTGTTTTCGGCGTTCAGGAACACGAAGTACGGACGTACCAGACATTGCTTGAGACTCCTGCAAGCACTGTCGAGGAACTCGCTGATGAACTCGGTCGGGACCGCTCGAACGTCAACCGGTCGCTGTCGACGCTCCGCGAGAAGGGGCTCGCGACGCGGAAACGACGGTTGCTCGACGGCGGCGGCCACGTATACCAGTACACCGCGACACCCCTGTCTGAGGCCCGCGAGTTGATGCACAAGACACTCGATGAGTGGACTGCCGCGGTCCATCACCGTATCGACGAGTTCGACGCCTCGCCCGAAGCGTAA
- a CDS encoding orotate phosphoribosyltransferase has translation MNYRSFDHLSADTQEWIVDLPDDLDLIVGIPRSGMLVSNLLSLHLNLPMTDIDGLREGRLLQTGERYDGEFDLTEFSTILVVDDTVYTGSEMTDAQSTIDGFDLSADVYYGAVYVDEGSERFVDTYAQTLPFPRVFEWNMMHHDFLGKSCVDLDGILCRDPTPEENDDGAKYREFITTVDPICVPSVEIGQIVTCRLEKYRSETADWLDKHGIEYDELVMMQYPDKATRVAAGNHGEYKAEVYGSSDAKLFIESSHSQARTIAMQTNKPVYSKEQNRMLQQGYLTRVARNGRMSIEAVKSDPLRYVDQLRSDPVDFVKRASSVFL, from the coding sequence ATGAACTACAGGAGTTTCGACCACCTCAGTGCTGATACGCAGGAGTGGATCGTCGATCTACCAGACGACCTGGATCTGATCGTCGGAATACCCAGAAGCGGGATGCTAGTGTCAAACTTACTTTCGCTGCATCTCAATCTCCCGATGACGGATATCGACGGGTTGCGGGAGGGCAGACTCCTACAGACGGGAGAACGGTACGACGGTGAGTTCGACCTCACGGAGTTCTCGACGATACTGGTCGTCGACGACACCGTCTACACCGGGAGCGAAATGACCGATGCGCAGTCGACCATTGACGGGTTTGATCTGTCCGCGGACGTGTACTACGGCGCTGTGTACGTGGACGAGGGGTCCGAGCGGTTCGTCGATACCTACGCCCAGACCCTGCCGTTCCCGAGGGTATTCGAGTGGAACATGATGCACCACGACTTCCTCGGGAAGTCCTGCGTCGATCTGGACGGCATTCTCTGTCGTGACCCCACGCCCGAAGAGAACGACGACGGGGCGAAGTACCGGGAGTTCATCACGACCGTCGACCCGATCTGTGTTCCCTCGGTGGAAATCGGGCAGATCGTCACCTGCCGACTGGAGAAGTATCGCAGCGAGACTGCCGACTGGCTCGACAAGCACGGAATCGAGTACGACGAGCTGGTGATGATGCAGTACCCGGACAAGGCTACGCGGGTCGCCGCGGGCAACCACGGCGAGTACAAGGCCGAGGTGTACGGGTCTTCGGACGCCAAGCTGTTCATCGAGAGCTCACACTCCCAGGCCCGAACGATCGCTATGCAGACGAACAAACCCGTCTACAGCAAGGAGCAAAACCGGATGCTCCAGCAAGGGTATCTGACCCGCGTCGCCAGAAACGGCCGGATGTCCATCGAGGCCGTCAAATCCGACCCGCTCAGGTACGTCGATCAGCTCAGGTCAGATCCAGTTGACTTCGTCAAGCGGGCCTCGTCGGTGTTTCTCTAG
- the argF gene encoding ornithine carbamoyltransferase: MDILDVDDLTTDELATVLDRAAAIKADHGEGSPSDLLDQQTLGMIFEKPSTRTRVSFETGMTQLGGHAVFLGPDDIHLGHGEPVKDTARALGRYVDFIMARVFDHADAEELAEYAEVPVINGLTDDAHPCQTLADLLTIRERFGDFEDVSVAWVGDGNNVCQSFVIGAAMVGLDLTVATPEGYGISDDVADRAAAFGNAPETTHDPEAAVADADVVYSDVWVSMGQEDQRGQKLEDFEGFQITTDLLEDRPFMHCLPAHRGEEVTDDAIESDNAIVWAQAENRLHAQKGLLVWLSEQA; encoded by the coding sequence ATGGACATACTCGACGTCGACGACCTCACGACCGACGAACTGGCGACCGTCCTCGACCGCGCCGCGGCCATCAAGGCCGATCACGGCGAGGGGAGTCCGAGCGACCTGCTGGACCAGCAGACGCTCGGCATGATATTCGAGAAGCCGTCGACCCGGACCCGGGTCTCCTTCGAGACGGGGATGACGCAACTGGGCGGCCACGCCGTGTTCCTCGGTCCCGACGACATCCACCTGGGCCACGGCGAACCGGTCAAGGACACCGCCCGCGCGCTCGGGCGCTACGTCGATTTCATCATGGCCCGCGTGTTCGACCACGCGGACGCCGAGGAGTTGGCCGAATACGCCGAGGTCCCGGTCATCAACGGGCTGACCGACGACGCCCACCCCTGCCAGACGCTCGCCGACCTGCTGACCATCCGCGAGCGGTTCGGCGACTTCGAGGACGTCTCCGTCGCGTGGGTCGGCGACGGCAACAACGTTTGCCAGTCCTTCGTCATCGGCGCGGCGATGGTCGGACTGGACCTTACTGTCGCCACCCCGGAGGGCTACGGCATCTCCGATGACGTGGCCGACCGCGCCGCCGCCTTCGGCAACGCGCCCGAGACGACCCACGACCCCGAGGCCGCCGTCGCCGACGCCGACGTGGTGTACTCCGACGTGTGGGTCAGCATGGGCCAGGAGGACCAGCGCGGCCAGAAACTCGAAGACTTCGAGGGCTTCCAGATCACGACGGACCTGCTCGAAGATCGGCCGTTCATGCACTGCCTGCCCGCCCACCGCGGCGAGGAGGTCACCGACGACGCCATCGAGTCGGACAACGCCATCGTCTGGGCGCAGGCAGAGAACCGCCTGCACGCCCAGAAAGGACTTCTGGTGTGGCTGTCTGAGCAGGCGTAG
- a CDS encoding [LysW]-lysine hydrolase, with protein MSEAASREADTEARDLLEAIVRTPSVSRDEEAAAEQLVEFFEAHDREVSLDEVGNVRAPADDGVLLTSHIDTVPGDIPVRVEETDEGDVLWGRGSVDAKGPLCAMAVAAVRTGASFVGVVGEEVDSKGARHLVEDRETAPGAVVNGEPSGWEGITLGYRGLLAGTYVATSESGHSSRPENNAIQDAIDWWSAVDDEFETDEWHPVFERVTCKPVDFKGGTSSDGLSVEATMDVQLRVPPEYSTDEIREIADGFLENGTVNWDDKVEPVMQSPRTSAARAFRAAIRKQGGEPTLLRKTGTSDMNVYAKAWDCPMVTYGPGDSDLDHAPNEHLPLDEYDRSVAVLETATERLLED; from the coding sequence ATGAGCGAAGCCGCGAGCCGCGAGGCCGACACGGAGGCCCGCGACCTGCTGGAAGCAATCGTTCGCACGCCGTCGGTGTCCCGCGACGAGGAAGCCGCGGCCGAACAGCTGGTCGAGTTCTTCGAGGCCCACGACCGCGAGGTGTCTCTCGACGAGGTCGGCAACGTCCGCGCGCCAGCCGATGACGGCGTCTTGCTCACTTCCCACATCGACACCGTGCCGGGTGACATCCCGGTTCGCGTCGAGGAAACCGACGAGGGCGACGTGCTGTGGGGCCGTGGCAGCGTCGACGCGAAGGGGCCGCTGTGTGCGATGGCCGTCGCGGCCGTCCGCACCGGGGCCTCCTTCGTCGGCGTCGTCGGCGAGGAAGTCGACTCGAAGGGCGCTCGCCATCTGGTCGAGGACCGTGAGACAGCACCCGGTGCCGTCGTCAACGGCGAGCCCTCCGGCTGGGAGGGTATCACGCTGGGCTACCGCGGCCTGCTGGCCGGGACCTACGTCGCCACCAGCGAGTCCGGCCACTCCTCGCGCCCGGAGAACAACGCCATTCAGGACGCCATCGACTGGTGGTCGGCGGTCGACGACGAGTTCGAGACCGACGAGTGGCACCCCGTCTTCGAACGCGTCACCTGCAAGCCCGTCGACTTCAAGGGCGGCACGTCCAGCGACGGGCTGAGCGTCGAAGCGACGATGGACGTCCAACTGCGGGTTCCGCCGGAGTACAGCACCGACGAGATCCGGGAGATTGCCGACGGATTCCTGGAGAACGGCACGGTCAACTGGGACGACAAGGTCGAGCCGGTGATGCAGAGCCCCCGGACCAGCGCCGCCCGGGCGTTCCGGGCCGCGATCAGGAAGCAGGGCGGCGAGCCCACGCTGCTTCGCAAGACCGGCACCAGCGACATGAACGTCTACGCGAAGGCGTGGGACTGTCCGATGGTGACCTACGGGCCTGGCGACTCCGACCTCGATCACGCACCGAACGAGCACCTCCCGCTCGACGAATACGACCGCTCCGTCGCGGTGCTGGAAACCGCGACCGAACGCCTGCTGGAGGACTGA
- a CDS encoding aspartate aminotransferase family protein: MSGFVFNEKPIQIERGDGAYVYDDSGTEYLDMGASYACVPLGHGHPAVQSAVSEQLEKITYVQASYPNAERTALYDLLADTAPDPIDKTWLCNSGTEANEAALKFARSATGDSKIVATMQGFHGRTMGALATTWKNKYKKPYEPLIGDVEFVPYDDSEALDEAVDEDTAAFIVEPVQGEGGINPASDGYLEAAREITEDAGAALIFDEVQTGIGRTGALWNSQRAAVAPDMITAAKGLGNGLPVGATLCRDWIAEDYGSHASTFSGGPVISAAAGATVSTVLEDDLPEHAATMGDYLQTELEAAIGDDVRDIRGEGLMIGVEVGRGANAALKELALNHQVLALPAGRTVVRLLPPLTIDESHADAVVDAMAEVVG; this comes from the coding sequence ATGAGCGGATTCGTTTTCAACGAGAAACCTATCCAGATCGAACGTGGCGACGGTGCCTACGTCTACGACGACAGCGGCACAGAGTATCTAGACATGGGCGCGTCCTACGCCTGTGTCCCGCTGGGACACGGCCACCCGGCGGTCCAGAGCGCCGTCAGCGAGCAGCTAGAGAAGATCACGTACGTCCAGGCGTCGTACCCGAACGCCGAGCGGACGGCGCTGTACGACCTGCTCGCCGACACCGCACCGGACCCCATCGACAAGACCTGGCTCTGTAACTCCGGGACCGAGGCCAACGAGGCCGCGCTGAAGTTCGCCCGGTCGGCGACGGGGGACTCCAAGATCGTCGCGACGATGCAGGGCTTCCACGGCCGGACGATGGGCGCGCTGGCGACGACGTGGAAGAACAAGTACAAGAAGCCCTACGAGCCGCTCATCGGCGACGTGGAGTTCGTCCCCTACGACGACAGCGAGGCGCTCGACGAGGCCGTCGACGAGGACACCGCCGCGTTCATCGTCGAACCCGTCCAGGGCGAGGGCGGTATCAACCCGGCCTCGGACGGCTACCTCGAAGCCGCGCGGGAGATAACCGAAGACGCTGGCGCGGCGCTCATCTTCGACGAAGTCCAGACCGGAATCGGCCGGACGGGCGCGCTGTGGAACTCCCAGCGAGCCGCCGTCGCACCCGATATGATAACCGCGGCGAAGGGGCTCGGCAACGGCCTTCCCGTCGGCGCGACGCTGTGCCGGGACTGGATCGCCGAGGACTACGGCTCCCACGCCTCGACGTTCTCGGGCGGCCCGGTCATCTCGGCGGCCGCCGGCGCGACCGTCTCGACCGTCCTCGAAGACGACCTTCCCGAACACGCCGCCACGATGGGCGATTACCTCCAGACGGAACTGGAAGCGGCCATCGGCGACGACGTGCGGGACATCCGCGGCGAGGGTCTGATGATCGGCGTCGAGGTCGGCCGCGGCGCGAACGCGGCCCTGAAGGAACTCGCGCTGAACCACCAAGTGCTCGCGCTGCCGGCCGGCCGCACGGTCGTCCGCCTGCTTCCGCCGTTGACCATCGACGAGTCCCACGCCGACGCCGTCGTCGACGCGATGGCGGAGGTGGTGGGATGA
- a CDS encoding acetylglutamate/acetylaminoadipate kinase produces the protein MTVVIKVGGARAVDPAGALADVASLVADGERVVVVHGGSTKVDETLERLGVEPEYVETPSGVVGRFTDETTMEVFEMAFGHLNTQLVAGLQSEGVDAVGLTGVDGKLLYGPRKSAVRVVEDGKKKIRRGDHSGTIKQVNGDLLETLLGDGYTPVAGPPMAGDDDGEVIPVNTDADRSAAAIAGELDAQLVLLTDVEGVYADPDDPSTLIESVETASDWDALEDAAEGFMGRKIMAAEEALDGGASEVVVADANAESPILSALDGGGTHVHASALEQDTDQTATEEQ, from the coding sequence ATGACAGTCGTTATCAAAGTCGGTGGCGCTCGCGCGGTCGACCCTGCGGGGGCGCTTGCGGACGTGGCATCGTTAGTGGCCGATGGTGAGCGGGTCGTCGTGGTTCACGGCGGCTCCACCAAAGTCGACGAGACGCTCGAACGGCTCGGCGTCGAGCCCGAATACGTCGAGACGCCGTCGGGCGTCGTCGGTCGGTTCACCGACGAGACCACGATGGAGGTGTTCGAGATGGCCTTCGGTCACCTGAACACCCAGCTCGTCGCGGGCCTCCAGAGCGAGGGCGTCGATGCGGTCGGGCTCACCGGCGTCGACGGCAAACTGCTCTACGGACCGCGGAAGTCCGCAGTGCGGGTCGTCGAGGACGGCAAGAAGAAGATTCGCCGTGGCGACCACTCGGGCACGATCAAGCAGGTCAACGGCGACCTGCTGGAGACCTTGCTCGGCGATGGGTACACGCCGGTGGCTGGGCCACCCATGGCGGGAGACGATGACGGTGAGGTAATTCCAGTGAATACCGACGCCGATCGCTCGGCGGCGGCCATCGCCGGCGAACTCGATGCGCAGTTGGTGCTCCTCACTGATGTCGAGGGCGTTTACGCGGACCCCGATGACCCGTCGACGCTCATCGAATCGGTCGAGACGGCAAGCGACTGGGACGCTCTTGAAGACGCTGCAGAGGGATTCATGGGCCGGAAAATCATGGCCGCCGAGGAGGCGCTCGACGGCGGCGCATCGGAGGTCGTGGTGGCAGACGCCAACGCCGAGTCACCGATTCTCTCGGCGCTTGACGGCGGCGGAACCCACGTTCACGCGAGCGCACTCGAACAGGACACAGACCAGACAGCGACGGAGGAACAATGA
- the argC gene encoding N-acetyl-gamma-glutamyl-phosphate reductase, whose amino-acid sequence MTYTASVVGGSGFTGGELLRILDGHPEFELAQATSRSKENKTIGHSHPNLRHSDLRFSSPSDLESVDVLFAATPHGVSMEQIDAFQEAAGTVVDLSADFRLDSEAQYDEWYDGHTRPELLDQSEYALPELNRDNLAGADLIASGGCNATATILGLLPLFEADILSGDEQVVVDVKVGSSEGGAGGGEASSHPERSGVVRPYAPTGHRHEAEIQQFLGIDVSFTVHAVDMIRGASATCHVFPEGPVSKGDLWGAYRGEYEDEPFVELVAGGGGVYRYPEPKSVAGTNRAEVGFELDPGNKRLVVFSAIDNMMKGSAGQAVHAANVALGIEETAGLEFQGLHPVGAP is encoded by the coding sequence ATGACGTACACCGCGAGTGTCGTCGGCGGCTCCGGATTCACCGGCGGGGAACTGCTTCGCATCCTCGACGGTCACCCCGAGTTCGAACTGGCACAGGCGACCAGCCGCTCGAAGGAGAACAAGACTATCGGGCACTCGCACCCGAACCTTCGCCACTCGGACCTGCGCTTCTCCTCGCCGTCGGACCTGGAGTCGGTTGACGTGCTGTTCGCCGCGACGCCCCACGGCGTCTCGATGGAACAGATCGACGCGTTCCAGGAGGCGGCCGGCACTGTCGTCGACCTCTCGGCGGACTTCCGGCTCGATTCGGAGGCCCAGTACGACGAGTGGTACGACGGCCACACACGCCCGGAACTGCTTGACCAGAGCGAGTACGCGCTACCGGAACTCAACCGCGACAACCTCGCGGGCGCGGACCTCATCGCCTCCGGCGGCTGCAACGCCACGGCGACCATCCTGGGCCTGCTCCCGCTGTTCGAGGCCGACATCCTCTCCGGCGACGAGCAGGTCGTCGTCGACGTGAAGGTCGGGTCAAGCGAGGGCGGAGCCGGCGGCGGCGAGGCATCCTCGCATCCGGAGCGCTCGGGCGTCGTCCGTCCGTACGCGCCGACGGGACACCGCCACGAGGCCGAGATCCAGCAGTTCCTCGGCATCGACGTGTCCTTCACCGTCCACGCGGTGGACATGATTCGCGGCGCGAGCGCGACCTGTCACGTCTTCCCCGAGGGCCCGGTCTCGAAAGGCGACCTCTGGGGAGCCTACCGCGGCGAGTACGAGGACGAACCGTTCGTCGAACTCGTCGCGGGCGGCGGTGGCGTCTACCGCTACCCCGAACCCAAGTCGGTCGCGGGGACGAACCGCGCCGAGGTCGGCTTCGAACTCGACCCCGGCAACAAACGACTGGTCGTGTTTTCGGCCATCGACAACATGATGAAAGGGTCGGCGGGCCAGGCCGTTCACGCGGCCAACGTCGCCCTCGGCATCGAAGAGACGGCGGGGCTGGAGTTCCAGGGGCTCCACCCCGTCGGCGCACCGTAA